TCACAGGGAAAGCTCTTGAGAAGACCGTCAATACCTCAGGGAGGATCGTCATCGTTATTGACGGGGATGGCGACATAGTATCGGGCGGAAAGTCGAAGACGTACTCCGGCCGCATGGGAGCGCTCATTAGGGATATAGTCCCTATGTTGTGGTCAGACTGGGGTGAGGTCTCGCAGGAGGTTAAGGACATGGTCCACAACGCAATGTCGATGAGTTTACAAAATGCCTCAATAATATTATGTATTACATTGTTGATTTCTCGAAAAACTAAACTAATAAACGGTTAAATGCAGGTGTGGTTTGAGGTTCCTGAGCACCTGAAGAACAGTTGAGCGGACGTTGTGCATGGGGGAAGGTACGTTGGGAAGTTAATGAAAAAACAAAATTGTATGTGATATTAATAATGTTTCTAATATTTTTGTTGTATCTGTAGGTACAAGGAGTGGAAGAACGAGTTGCGGACCCACTGGACTACTCACGGGAACGCACGTTCTAGTACCCCTGTTGAGTTCCAGTACAGGGAGTACGAGTGGCGTTGGCTTCTGACATCAGAATTCAACAACCCTCGTAAACAGGTATTTAAAAAAATTAATTAGTTAATTTGTCATTAAGTACGTGCGTTTTTAAATATTTTACTAATAGTTTATTTTTTTCTTTGAATGCCGTTTCCCGGGCGAACGCTCAGAATCGGCACCGCAACACAAGGAACCAACGTGCCGGTTCTAGACCGTTCGCTGTCTTCATGGACGAGGCGGCCAGGGAACATCCAGAAGTCAACGGGTACGTCTATACGTACGAGAAAGCATATCCTGACGCCCAAGAGGATATTGTAAGTCATCTTACGTTTTTAAATTTTTAATTTTACTTATATATATGTCAAAATGTTAATTAATAACTTTTTTTCTATCCAATTAGGCGAAGGTGAGGGAGGCTAGTGACGAGGTGATGAGTGCTATAGTGAGGGAGACATGGCCGGACACGCAAGAGGAAGATATGTCCGAAGCCATGTCCCGGATCAACACTTCGGATCAGACGGTTGGGGCGAGGATCATGGGCACAGCCTTCCCACCGCGAGCAAACAACTTCTACTGCCGGGGTCTAGGAAAGAAGGGTGAGGGGGTCCTGAAGACCACTCCAGGATTTCAACAAAAGGCAACCTCGACCAGCAACAGGACCACGACCACCAAGACGACTCAGCTAGAGTCAGAAGTTCAGAGACTACCGGAACAGCAAGCTGCTCAGGCAGCCTATAATGCCGCGCAGGCAGCCTATAATGCCGCACAGGCAGCCTATGCTGCCGAGATATATGCCATCCAGCAGGCCCAGCAGAAGCAGATGTTCCAGTACATCTAGGAGTTTACAGCTGCCCAGCTTCAGGGACTTCCGGCTCCGCCCATGCCTACAGCTATACCGCTACCCCGGCCGCCGCAACCTCCGCAGCAGCCCCCAGAAGCGGATATTAATTTAGACGATCTAGATTTTGTGTAGTTGATGAATTATATAGTTTTATGTGCTTGTTGTTGGTTATATGGAATTGTTTTGGTGTATTTTGCAGCTTGCTTGGAATGGTAATTTAGAAATTTCGGGTTTTTTTTTTTACTGGAATGGACTTATAGCCGACGAAATTCGACATAATTCGTAGGCTATAGTATTTTTAATTTTTTTTATAAGGTTTAGCCGACGAATTATGGAATGTTTCGGCGGCTAAACCTTGCTAAAGCCGACGACACAGACTATATTTCGTCGGCTTTAGTTATTTTTTATTTTTTTATTACATACTATAGCCGATGAATATATTAAACGTTTCGTCGGCTAAAGTCTCAAACCAGGTCGACGAAACATTTAAGATATTAGTCGGTTAAATTCTGGGAAAAGAGCCGACGATCTCTTTTTCGTCGGCTAAATTCTGGGACTAAAGCCGACGACGTCTTCTAGTTGCCGACAACCTTTTCCCGACGAAGGGTAAAATCTTAGCTGACGAATTAAGCTAACAGGCCGATGAAACTTTTTCGTCGGCTAAAGTGCTTGTCCTGGTAGTGGACCCAGATCCATTAACTTGTTTATTAAATAAATCGGATACAGATCTAGGTTGATCCGATCCGTTAATGACCCGCTCCGTTTTAAAATAATTAAATAATATTTTTATAAAATATTAAATAATTAACAAGTCTCTAGATAACCTATGTTCTTTTTGTACTCCAATCTAAAATACTGGTCGTTTAGTATTTTGGTTATATTAGTTTATCGTGAAGGAATATTTTGGTCATGTATTCAACTTTTGATGTAAACGTTCATTTTGTTATAATACTTTATTACTGTTTTATGAGAAATTATGATAAAATTCTAAAATTATTATTTAAAATTTGAAATTATCTATTATTATAAACAGATCGGATTAACAGGTCGGATATCTGTTTACCCGCCGGATACGGATTTGGATTGACCTATCAATGATCCGGCTGGTAACAGGTCGAGTCGATCCGGATCCAAATTTTCCAATTACAAAACGGATATGGATCTATGTCGATTCGTTTTAGATCCGACCTATTTACAGGTCTAACCACAGTTGCGTGTAGGCAAATAAATAATCTAGATGTTAGTACTTAGGAGCGAAGGTATTTTTGCGTTGTTAGGCTTGTGTTCAGCGAGCAACCATTTAAAATTTAATGAGTTTAGACGTGGCTTTGATAGGTTACCGGGTGTTGTCCAGATTTTCTTATGTAAGCTCTTATAGACTCTGGCATGTTGTTCATGAGTTGATATCCAAATGTCATAGACTCTGGCATATTGCTCATGAGTTGATACCTAAAAAATAAAAAATAAAAACAAGAAGAACAACAACTCAGCTTAATATTAAATGTCATAGACTGATTTGAATATAACTCTAAATCTTTGTAGCTGAATTATGGCAATATCTTTAGTACGAGCTTGGAAATGAGCTAGATTTTCTTTGTTTGCTAGAGGTGATCGAAGACAACATTATACAAGTCTGTCAAATTACAGAAATTATAGTATCATGTTAAGACAATATATATTAGGAGAAGGTTGTGGGAGGAGACAATTGCTGAGGAAGGTTACCCGCTAGTTTAAGCTTATGAGTTAAAGCCCATGGATTCTGACACTATGCTCCGTCCTGTTAAGTGTGTAAGGGTACTTGGGTCATTTCTCTATAATCCCTACCCTATATATTCTATCAGATGTACACTGTTCAATTCAACAAGTAATACAAGATGTAGTCTTTATCTCTCCTCTGCGTTCTACTTCTCTGTCTTTGTTCATTTCAATTCAATAAACCATGATTTCTAGCATGGTATCAGAGCCTCGGCTCTTATCCTGTGGACTTCATGCTTTCGTCTATCTTTAGCTTCCGCTGTTATCATCAGTTTCTTTCGCTTTCAATTTTCGTTTTCCCCAATTTTCTAAATCCCTAGCCTCATATCTCTAAGTTTCATGCCCAGTCTATTAATTCGAAGCCGATAAATCCTCAAATCGGATTTCATCATCGTTACCCAGCCTTTTTCTCCTCTTCTTGTCACGCTCTGACAGAGAATTTGGAAATCTGAATTCGGGACTTAGGGTCTGCATCTGAGTCTGCTTCCAGTCCTCAACTTTGCTCTTTGTTCAGTCATCTCTGTCGTCTCCTTTGGACACTTTGGTCGCTGGCGTATCTCTTCTCGTTTTCTCATCGATTGGACTAGCGGCAGTAGATGGTGATTTGATGTCAAATGTGCAATGGGTATTCTGGGTAAATTTTTCTGAGCTTCTGTTTCTGATGGAATTTTGAGGCTTTCAATATCTGATATCTAGATAGTAATTTCATGGTTATGCTTCTGATTTGTGCTATGGGTTATCAATTTCTCATAATCCTCACTCAGCTAGCATCAAATTCCTTAGCAACTTTGGTATTTGTCTGTCTGATTGAGCATCCCTACTCTTGATTTGTGAATTCTCTCTAGTTTGGTTGTTATGACAATATCATCAGTTTTCCATTTTTATTTTTATCAAAAGAAATTTGTGTCTGCCGTCAACCAAAAGAGAAGGTGACGAAGCAGTTTTATAATCTTGTTTTATTTTGGACTGGTGAATTGTCTTGATGGATGGATTGGAGTCTGAATGCATGGATTGTGAGTGAGATGTGTTCATTTTGGGAGATGGTTCCATGATTGCTGCGAATTTGCTGTGTTGAATGTTTTATGGTTGTATTGCTGCTGAAAGTGATTCAATGGGGCTGATATATTGGAGATAAGTTTCTATGGAGGGAGTATATATGTTTTCAGGCTTCTGGTAAATACGAGTGCTTATGCCATGCATATCAAGGCAGGTTTCTCAATGGTTTGTGCTGAATGGTTTTACATGGTTGATGGTAATGTGCGACTGAATTCCAGAATTACTTAGATTGGTGCAGTGTAGCATATCATGTGGCAGTGATTTGCAGTTTTTCAGTTTCTCTAAATTTCAGTTTTCAAACAAATATAAAGAAGTTTTACAGTTTGCAGACAAATATGAAGACATTATTCAAGTTTTCCATCACATGCTGCTCTGTTACTGGGTTGTGTTTTTCATATCGTTGTACTGCCATTGCTATCATCATGTGAACAATGAAAATTTTCAGCCAGCTCTCTCCTCCTTCAAGACGGCCATTTATCGCAATGGAAGTTTTCTTATGATATCAAGTTGGGTTTTGTTTTGGGATGTTTATCTTAGTTCTCTACATCATGTAATGTAATTGTTGATTGCTTTGTACCAATGCAACCATTGTGCTTGTTACCAAGCATATGGTTGAGGGGGGGGGGGGGGGGGTGTTAAGTGTGTAAGGGTACTTGGGTCATTTCTCTATAATCCCTACCCTATATATTCTATCAGATGTACACTGTTCAATTCAACAAGTAATACAAGGTGTAGTCTTTATCTCTCCTCTGCGTTCTACTTCTCTGTCTTTGTTCATTTCAATTCAATAAACCATGATTTCTAGCACGTCCAAGGTGAATCATGACATGGACACACATGGTCATGTTACTTGGGCGACAGTTGCTCCAGCATATTGCAGGCTTATATTGGCTAAGAATCTCATGAATCTCTTTGAAGAATTCAGCAGCTAGATGTAGTTCGTCTTGTTTGAGTGTTTCTGATATGCTGGCATATATGTTAAACTCATCGATCTGTCTTATTGCGCGCAGACCATCATGTTACAATTCGAATCAAATAAACTGCTTCTCTTGACACAACGTCACAACCCAGACATATTTTGATTTACAAGATGCTTGCTCCTAGTACCTGTCCTTTCCACCTGCACCAAGGCCTAACGTCGCAACTGCTTAATTTTTCGTGTCCTATATATTTTTCTTTATGACTAGAACTAGCCTTGGACTCCCAATAATTTTCAGTCTTTTTTCACCAATTCTGTAGTATGTTTTGACCTGTGTTTGTCTGTAATTCTGATGGATTATATGTGCAAAAACTTTTTGTGCCACATGATAGAATTTGTATGGAAACTAACTTCTGGTATCGTTTTGGACCTTGAGGTCTTATTGGCAGTTTGAAATTATGAGGAAGTGTTCAAAAATGCACAGTTGTTGAAGACATTTAAGTACTTGAGGAAATCACCTGTACCTATTTTTCCCTATGTCAATTATGTGCCATCAATAAAATTTCGACACGTGGAATTCCATTCACAAAACCTAACAGAGATCTAACACTGTTAGTTTTAGGAAATTAAATTTCTTTTTTTTACTTTAATAGAAAAGGTAAATTAATGGAAGAAACCCAGACGAAGAAGAATGGCAGCAGTGGCACCACCACCGTCCACCATTCCCCATTCTCATATTATCATCATCATCCCCTATTCCCCTTCTTCCCAAACCCTCCACTTACGAATCCGGATCCTCTCCTCATGAATCCCTCCTAATATTTCCTAATAAATCCATCTTGACTGTCCATTTTAATCGACGGCCATGATATCTCCACTCTAACTCAATAGCTATATATATGTACTCCAATTTCCTTCTTATCAAATTCTCGTCCTTATATTTTCTCGTCACCACCATCTCTCCCTTCCTCTCCACCACCACCACCACAATCACCACAACCGACGGCGAGCGCGAGCGTGACGACCACCATCACCCCTGAGAATCTTGACGCGTCGTCTCGGCAGTATCGACATCTGCGCCTGAATCGGAAGAAGAAGCAAGTCACATGGGAGGGAAACGAGTTTATGCAGAGGACACCGATGTTCGAATGTGTAATCCCCAATTTTAGGTGATATGCTTCATGTGATGTTGGTGTTTTTCTCTATATCTTCTGGGTTCAATGTTGCATATCAATTGAACATTGTTGTTTCGTCCAAAATCTGAATACATATGGTTCGGTTAATCATGGTTCTGTGTAGTTGAGAATTGTTAGTGTTCATAGCCATTCACAGTATATGATGGAATTGACCCATTCTACTCAATTCTCTTCATCTCTTACTGGGTAACAAGATAAATAAATGGCGCCCAGAATTTTTGTCTTTCTGGGTGTTGAAACATTTAGGAACCCAGATGGAAACGACTTCTGGAAAAAATAAAAGAAGACCTGGATTGGAAAGATTGAATTTTACAAGTTATCAAGTTCAAATGTTTATAACCGATTTGATGCTGTGAATTTTGATTCATGTTGGAAATTGAACAGTTTGCGTTGTTTGTTGGATGGCAGGTGTGGAATATTTTTTTTTTCGTGTGGAATTGCAGAATGCTTAAGTTTCAATTACAATTACAAGAATGGAACTTACAGCTAGGCTACCCAGATTGGCACTACTTGTATACGGTCTTTTGACTTTGAAAATCTCGTATTCAAGGGGAAGTAGGACGAGAATTTGAAGAGAGTTCAGAGGATAGATGAGAAATATCTCAAAACTAAAGTAAGAGACATTTTGGCCCTTGATTATAATTCAACAGTCTAGATTGTTTTATGAGACAATATTAGGAGAAGAATATGAGGAGAGAATCCGGATCCCTCCACTTACACCCCAAAAAGCTTCACTTTCTCTCTCTTACACCCAAACCACCTCTCTCCGTACTCTCCCTCCACCCAAAGTCTCAAACCCAACACACTCCAAGACCTCAACCGCCTCTGCAGTTCCGGCAACCTCTCCGCCGCCCTCACCCTCCTCCAAACCAATGCTCCCCCACCTCCCAGCGCCTCAAAGACGCCATTGACGCCCTCCCCTAGGCCTGAGGCCGCCACAGCGTCGACATCGAAACCCGCGGCAAACTCCACCGCGTCGTCTTCCAATCCATCTAATTCACTCACGAATTCGTCCTCAACAGAGTTAGACTTGGTTAAACGGAGGAAGAAGAGAAGGCTGGAGGGAGAAGAAAAGGCGGCTGAGTTTATTTTTCCTTTAGTAAAAAGCCAAATTTAACAGAGTTAGACTTGGTTAAGTGTTGTGAACGGAATTCCATGTGGCGAAATTTTTATTGATGGCACATAATTGGCACATGAAAAATTGGGTACAGGTGATGTCCTTCAGTTATTTGCTGAATGCTCTCCATACTTCAACGTATACGTATTGTGAGTTATTCATTGAAAATGAAAAGGCAAAGTGTCTATTGACTCTCTTCTCTACAAAACTCCAGACATAATATATGTGTTCTTTATAGCTGAAAACTGCAGTCATTTTATGTTAACCTGCATCTTCAAATGCTGAGACTTGGTTGGCCAAAAACAATTTTGCGATTTGGAGCAGAAAACAAAAGCTACCCCAACACAAGGCCGATAGATGAGCATGGACATAAGTATCAGCTGGTATCAGTGGCGGATCTAGGAATTAAATTTCTTCTAGGCTAGTTTACACCCATATATGTGTATTTTTTTTTTTGACAATATTGTTTCCATGTCAAAAAGATACTTCAAGGAGAGTAATATATAATGTCCTCATTAAACCCAATTTTCTTAAGATGGAAGAAAAAAATGGGGGAAGAAAATAATAAATAGTAATAGAAAATAGGAAATTATTGAATGAAAAAATAAGATAAAAGAAAACAAAGAAGAAATGTAGAAAGAGGAAGGGAAAGCAGGCAACGGGGACAAAAGAAAACGGAGGATGATGAAAGCTGGAATCGAACCCAAGTCAAGACAGGAGATGAAAATCTTTACGAAGCCATTTGCCAACTGAACTAGCAATGATATTGGTACCACAAGCACAGCTAGTGGTATATATCATAGATTTTTGTCTAGGCTTCAGCCCATATAGCCTCTCAAGTAGATCCGCCCCTGGCTGGTATTGAACTCCCATATACTTTGTGAGAGGTTTTGATACGTTACCTTTTCATTACATAAAGCTTTATGCCTAATGCACTTGGGTTTCTTTTTACACCTCATGGGATTCCCAGCATAATTGTGTTATCACTTATCAATGATGCTTTCAGAGTCATTTGAAGCATACTTCTGGCGTTGGCTCTACAAAATCAGGGATAGGATCCCATTATTTAGAGTGAAGATCAGGGCTATAGTTTTATGCACTAGTCACCTGACTCACCTCATGTTCGCCCTTGTCACCTCATGTTCGCCACCCCTTCCTTTTAGTGTTCAACGAAGTCGTCAATGCCTGCTGCTCTGATGGAATGGTCCATACTCCATAAGAAATGGTGACCTTTCTCTGTCACCGTACTTGAGAACCCTTTAAAGTAAGGGGTGTAATTTCTGGAGCCCCCAGAAAGCCAGTGAATCACTGATTCACTTCATATAACTCGTATTTTTGCTTGGTGTGGTACCAGCCTACCATCTGAGGTGGGTGGTGGGCATCATGTTCAACTTCTTAAGCCGTGAAGGACTGTTGTCTCACGTGCTCTCGTCGTGATCTAGGAGATGAACCAAGAACATCAAAAATTAGAAAAGCGCGCAGTGATACTGATATGTATGGAGATTGGGATGGATCTCCTTTTGCCAAAATTGGTTACTATCCAAAACACTGTCATTGCTTTCTTCCTACTATCCTGACACTCAAAATCTTCATGTCTGTTTCTCTCTGCTTTTTTCATTCACATATCTCATCTCCTGGTCTGTATTTTCCGCTCTGTGATGGAATATCTTAGATCAGAGTATCCCACTTCCATTTCCGAATCTCATAATATCGTCAAGTGCTTTTTCGGCACACCCTTTTCATGAGTTTACATACCCTGCAGAGTGTGCAGAGAGATCATGATGCCTACTCAACCATGTATCTATGTGCTTTGCTTTCTAGCTCTCTTTCTTTTGCATTGCTTTGGTCGACCCTAGCATGCGCATGCAGCTAAAAGCAATTTCTCTATCTGCTTGCTGCCTATATCCAAGTAAAGATATAATTGTTGGCTCATTTTTAACCAACATATTTTGGCTTACAATGCTTGTGTATTACGGTATACGTACACTTTTTTGCTTGAAAATATTGTGGAAAATAGAGTTGCGCATGAGCTATGGTGTTAGTTTGATGTATTTAGACAAAATTCATTTCGGGCAAGTGGTTGTCCAACAACACCAAATCCTAGGATGTGGGATTTAATGAATTTCCACTTGAGGTTGAAGTTCAATCCCCTGACTTTCTTTTTTCTTAATAAATGGAGTTCAGCTCTTTTTAATCAAAGAAAAATAAAATAAAAATCAATCCACGAACTGCTTCATGTCTTTGTATGCAACACTGTCTGCCATTGTAAATTTGCTTACACTTGAAAGGAAACCAATACACCAACACGCTCGAAAGAAACCAACTTTCTTACAAAACCAGTCCATGTGGGATCGCCATCTGCATTTATCTAACTGAATTTGTTCAAAACTATCGTACATATAATCAGTGTGTCATTGAGTTGGGACATTTTGAAAGTTGGGGGAAAATTAAGTTGTTGTTTCAAGTTTTTTCAATTTCGTGCCATGTTGGTATATATAAACCATTCATAATGATCAGTGCTGCTTCTGCATCATGCAAGTGCTTAACTAACAGTGTTTACGAGTTTTACATTTAGTTTGCATCGGGGTGTGAGTTTCAGAAAAGGATGGTCCTTTCATTTGACATGCATGTTAGTCATCGGCTTCTGGGTTTTGTGCCTCTATGTTTGCCTACATATTTTGTATACTCATAATCATCTGGGCTGTGTATGAGTGCCTCCATCTTGTGTTATGTTATATTTTTTTTTAGCTTATAATCATTTGGGCTGTGTTTAAAAAGCCTTCATAGAACATCATCTGATAGAGGGGTACTTGATTAATTAAGAAGAGACTAATTCTGCAAGTACATAGAAACTCATACTATTTAATCTTATTCAAACTGTGGTTTTGAATAATTGGACCTTAAAAGGGGAGGAGGGAGGGGGTGAGAGAGAGAAAAGATAAAACATCTACAATAACCTAATATTTTACACATTCATCAAATTGCTCTCTCGAATAGTACTTTGTCAATGTGATGGCTGATGATCTCAGGGTCACAGTAGTTTAAATAGTAAAAGCTCCTCGCTACCGTGAAAAAACTTTGCTTAAGCAAGGATTCTATGCCATCTGGAGATTTTAGCATCAATTCTACAAGTTGCTGCATATCTGATTCAATTGCTTGGGTTGTCATGCTCATTTTTGATTTGTAGCTGCCATCATCATTTACCTTAAAAATAAAAATAAAATATATCAAATACGAGCATTATGCTTATCATATAGTCAGAGAGGAAGAAAAATAATAATAATAACAAATAACATAGATAGTCCTTATCATGGATACATCTAACCTTGTGCTTTTGTTTTTGGCAAGAACGAAGTTGATTGCAAACTTTGTTAGTCAAGCTAAAAATATGCTCATATTCTGGATTATTAGAGAACAACCCCTGAGTTGGTGAAAGGCCAGCGGTTTGATTTATCGTTTCTACTAGCAGCTCAGCTTCATCTTGGTACATTCCACCTCTCTCTAGCCACTTCAGGAGCCATTTTACCCACTATATTTAATTGAAGAATTAATATTTAGAAATACAAAACA
The window above is part of the Fragaria vesca subsp. vesca linkage group LG2, FraVesHawaii_1.0, whole genome shotgun sequence genome. Proteins encoded here:
- the LOC101312025 gene encoding uncharacterized protein LOC101312025, with the protein product MIEFVWKLTSGIVLDLELYICTPISFLSNSRPYIFSSPPSLPSSPPPPPQSPQPTASASVTTTITPENLDASSRQYRHLRLNRKKKQVTWEGNEFMQRTPMFECVIPNFRCGIFFFSCGIAECLSFNYNYKNGTYS